A region of the Flintibacter sp. KGMB00164 genome:
GCACGCCGTAGAAGCCACGCTTCTCGTCGGCAATGGCCACGTTGGGGCAGGCGTCGGAGTGGGCAGTAAGGGCAAAGCCCTCAGGCACCTTGGCCATATAGTCGCCGTGGCTCATCCAGGAGATGCCCTCCTCAGGCAGTCCCCGGAACAGCTTGCAGGCGGTGTCGTAGTAGGTCTTGGTCTTGCCGTACTCCCGGGCGGAGTCATCCTGGGCCTCGGTGACCTGACCGCCCAGAGCATGGGCCATGAGCTGGCAGCCGTAGCAGATGCCCAGAATGGGTACACCCCAGGTGAAGATCTCCGGATCCACGTGAGGAGAGGTCTCCAGGTAGACGCTGTTGGGGCCGCCGGTAAAGATGATGCCGATGGGGTTCATGGCCTTCAGCTCCGCCAGAGGGGTGGTGTAGGGCTTTACTTCACAGTACACATTGCACTCCCGGACCCGGCGGGCGATCAGCTGGTTATACTGGCCGCCGAAATCCAGAACGATCACAGTCTGATGGGACATAACAACTTCCTTTCTTACGCTGGACGCTTTGCCCAGGTTTTACACATCTTTTACTCATTGTTCCTTGTTCCCGTTCGCCGCAAGGGCTATACTGAAACCATGCAGAAGAAAGGAGGGAACAGAATGGACTTTCATTGGGACGCCTCCGCCGATCTGGAGGATCTGATCTACGAGAACCAGGACGTATCCGCCAGCGAGCGGTAATCATATACCATCCAAAAGGCCGCACCGGAGGGTGTGGTTTTTTTCTGCCCTGCGGCAGCTCTCCCAAATAAAAGACCCATCCCCCGGCGAGTTTGGTCGCCGGGGGAATTGAGTTTTCAGCGAAAGAATTTCCGCCTTAGATCTTGGTGATGTCGATGGGCTTCAGGTCAACGCTGCGGCTCTGCTCCCGCACGGTGAGCACCGCACGGGCGGTGTCGATGGCGGTGACGCAGGTCACGCTGTGCTCCACGGCGGAGCGGCGGATCTTAAAGCCGTCGCTGTCGTGCTTGCGGCCCTTGGTGGGGGTGTTGATGATCATGTCCACCGTTCCGGAGGCGATCATATCCAGGATGTTGGGGTGGGACTGGGAGACGCGGTTGACCCGCTTGCAGGCGATGCCCGCCTCAGTGAGGGCGTCACAGGTGCCGGAGGTGGCAAAAATCTCAATGCCCATCTCCTCAAAGCCCCGGGCAATGCCAACCATCTCGGCCTTGTCCTCGTCCTTGACGGTGACGATGACCCGGCTGCCGCGCTTGGGCACCTTCAGACCAGCACCCTTAAAGGCCTTCAGCAGAGCCTGGGGATAGGTCTCAGCCAGACCCAGCACCTCGCCGGTGGACTTCATCTCCGGGCCAAGGCCGGTGTCCACGTCGGTGAGCTTCTCGAAGGAGAAGACGGGAGCCTTGACGGCATAGTACTTGGCCTCGGGGTAGAGACCGGTGCCGTAGCCCAGGTCCTTCAGCTTCTGGCCCAGCATGACCTTGGTAGCCAGGTCGATGATGGGCACGCCGGTGACCTTGGAGATATAGGGGATGGTACGGGAGGAACGGGGGTTGACCTCGATGACATAGATGTCGTCGTTGTAGAGGATATACTGGGCGTTGATGAGGCCGATGACGCCCAGGTGCTTGGCCATGTTCTTGGTGTGCTTCAGGATAAGCTCACGGTGCTTGTCCTCCAGATTGATGGGAGGATACACAGCAATAGAGTCGCCGGAGTGCACGCCGGCGCGCTCCACGTGCTCCATGATGCCGGGGATGAGGATATCCTCGCCGTCGAACACGCCGTCCACTTCCAGCTCCCGCCCCATCAGATACTTGTCGATGAGGATGGGGTGCTCCTGAACGGTCATGTTGATGATCTTCATAAACTCCTCAATGTTGCGGTCGGAGTAGGCAATTTCCATGCCCTGGCCGCCCAGCACGTAAGAGGGGCGCACCAGCACGGGATAGCCCAGCTCGTTGGCAGCCTTCAGAGCCTCCTGAGTGGTATAGACGGTGCGGCCCTTGGCGCGGGGGATGCCGCACTTCTCCAGGATCTCGTCAAAGCGCTCCCGGTCCTCGGCGGCGTCTACGCCGTCGGAGGAGGTGCCCAGGATCTGCACGCCCATCTCGGTCAGAGCCTTGGCCAGCTTGATGGCGGTCTGTCCGCCGAACTGAACCACGGCGCCCCAGGGCTTCTCCTGCTCCACAATGTTCTGCACGTCCTCAGCGGTGAGGGGCTCAAAGTAGAGCTTATCGGCCACGTCGAAGTCGGTGGAGACGGTCTCAGGGTTGTTGTTGACGATGATGGTCTCATAGCCCAGGCGACGGAAGGCCCAGACGGAGTGGACGGAGCAGTAGTCAAACTCGATGCCCTGGCCGATACGGATGGGGCCGGAGCCCAGCACCAGCACCTTCTTGCGGTCGCTGCCGGTGTCGATGGCCTCGTTCTCTCCGTCGTAGGTGGAGTAGTAGTAGGGAGTCTCAGCGTCAAACTCGGCGGCGCAGGTATCCACCATCTTGAAGGAGGGGATGATACCGTACTTCTCCCGCAGAGCCTTTACCTCGGCCTGCTTCATGCCGCACAGGGTGCCGATATAGCTGTCGGCAAAGCACATTTCCTTGGCCCGCTTCAGGGTGTCGGCAGAGGGCACGCCCTTGCAGCGCTCCAGCTCATTCTCCATGTCGATGATGCGCTTGAAGCCGTCCAGGAACCACAGGTCCATCTTGGTGATGTGGTTGATCTTCTGGGGGGAGAAACCGCGGCGCAGAGCCTCAGCCACCACGAACAGACGCTCGTCGGTGACCTGGACCAGCAGGTCCTCGATCTCGTCGGTGTACAGGCCCTCCAGCTTGTCCAGCTTCAGGGCGCGGACGTTCAGCTCCAGAGAGCGGATGGCCTTCATCAGGGCACCCTCAAAGGAGTTGGCAATGGCCATAACCTCGCCGGTGGCCTTCATCTGGGTGCCCAGAGTACGGCTGGCGGTGGTGAACTTATCAAAGGGCAGGCGGGGGATCTTCAGGACGCAGTAGTCCAGGGTGGGCTCAAAGCAGGCGGTGGTCTTGCCGGTCACCGCGTTGGGGATCTCGTCCAGGGTGTAGCCCAGAGCGATCTTGGCAGCTACCTTAGCAATGGGGTAGCCGGTGGCCTTGGAAGCCAGAGCGGAGGAACGGGACACACGGGGGTTAACCTCGATGACCGCATACTCAAAGCTGTCGGGGTTCAGAGCAAACTGACAGTTACAGCCGCCCTCGATCTCCAGGGCAGAGATGATATCCAGAGCGGCAGTACGCAGCATCTGGTACTCCTTGTTAGCCAGGGTCTGGGTGGGAGCCACCACGATGGAGTCGCCGGTGTGCACGCCCACAGGGTCAATGTTCTCCATGGAGCAGACGGTAATCACGTTGCCCGCGGAGTCACGCATGACCTCGAACTCGATCTCCTTCCAGCCGGCGATGCAGCGCTCGATGAGCACCTGGCCCACACGGCTCAGGTTGATGCCGCGGTCGGAGATCTCCCGCAGGGAGTACTCGTCGTAAGCAATGCCGCCGCCGGTGCCGCCCAGGGTGTAGGCGGGGCGAACAATGACAGGGTAGCCGATCTTCTCAGCAAAGGCCACGGCGTCCTCCACGCTCTCCACCACCTCAGAGGTGACGCAGGGCTGGTTGATGGACTCCATGCAGTCCTTGAAGCCCTGGCGGTCCTCCGCCTTGCGGATGGACTCGGGGCTGGTGCCCAGCAGCTTCACACCGTACTTGGCCAGGGTGCCGTTCTCATGGAGGGCCATGGCCAGGTTCAGGCCGGTCTGACCGCCCAGGGTGGGCAGGATGGAGTCGGGGCGCTCCTTCTCGATGACCTGAGTGACGGAGGGGATGTTCAGAGGCTCGATATAGACGTGGTCAGCAATGTCCTTATCGGTCATAATGGTGGCGGGGTTGGAGTTGACCAACACCACCTCGATGCCCTCTTCCTTCAGGGCACGGCAGGCCTGGGTGCCGGCGTAGTCGAACTCGGCAGCCTGGCCGATGACGATGGGGCCGGAGCCCAGCACCAGTACTTTCTTGATTTCCGGATTCTTAGGCATTACTTGTCACCTCCCATGGAAGCGATGAAACGATCAAACAGATACTCAGTATCCTGAGGGCCAGGGCTGGCTTCAGGATGGAACTGGGTGGTAAAGCAGTTGGGACGCTTGTAACGCAGGCCCTCACAGGTGCCGTCGTTGACGTTGATGTGGCTCACCTCAGCCACAGCGGGGTCCACGGAGTCGGCCAGCACCATATAGCCGTGGTTCTGGCTGGTAATGAATACCCGCTTGGCCTCCAGGTCCCGTACGGGGTGGTTGCCGCCGCGGTGGCCATAGGCCAGGCGGCCGGTCTTGGCGCCGGTGGCCAGCGCCATGAGCTGGTGGCCCAGGCACACGGCAAACAGGGGGATGTTGCTCTCATAGAGCTTCTTCACCTCGGCGATGATGCCAACGTTGTCGGCGGGGTCGCCAGGGCCGTTGGAGAGCATCACACCGTCAAAGCCTCCGGAGAGCACGGTCTCAGCGGGAGTGGTGGCGGGGAACACGGTGACATGGCAGCCCCGGCGACGCAGGCACTCGATCATGTTCTGCTTGACGCCGTAGTCCATCATGGCCACCTTATACTTCTCCTCGCCGTAAGCGGGGCAGTCCTCGGGCTCCTTGCGGGACACCCGCTCCACGGTACCCTCCACCCGATAGGCCTTCAGCTTTTCCATAATCTCGGCCACATTAAAATGCTCCGCGCAGGTAATCATGCCATTCATGCTACCCTGGCTGCGGAGTATCTTGGTCAGCGCACGGGTATCCACACCTTCGATGCCCGTGATGTTATGTTTTTTCAAATAGCTGTCCAGGGTATCCTCGCAGCGGAAATTACTGCCCATGGGGGACAGATGACGTACCACAAAGGCCTCCGCCCAGGGGCGTCCGGACTCATTGTCCACACTGTTCACGCCGTAGTTTCCGATCAGAGGATAGGACATTACGATACCTTGCCCCGCATAAGAGGGGTCGGTCAGGATCTCCTGATATCCGGTCATGGAGGTGTTGAACACCATCTCACAGATCCGGTCGGAGGTGCTGCCGATGCTGGTCCCGGAAAATACGCTTCCGTTGGCCAAGATCAAAGTCGCTTTCATCAATTCTCTCACACGCCCTTCCGTTCCAGTTCACTTTTTTCTGTCGCAAAAACGCAATGCTCAAAGTGTTTCAAGATATTGTATCGAAAATTCTTATACAATGCAAGAGGCATCTGTTATTTTTTCGAAATCTTTCTCCCTGCTTTTTTCCAAGGAATATCTGGCGCAAAATTTGGGCAAACTGGACAAACAATACTCGCCGGGAGGGAAGGAAATGTTTACCGGTTTTGTGCGCACGGTGATCTTATATCTGGTTTTGATCGTGGGCATCCGCCTGATGGGCAAGCGGCAGGTGGGGGAGCTGGAACCCTCGGAGCTGGTGCTGTCCCTGGTCATCGCTGACCTGGCTGCGGTACCCATGCAGGATTTCGGCATTCCCCTTTTGGCCGGAGTGATCCCCATCCTCACCCTGCTGTCCCTGACCATGATCCTCTCTGTGCTCACCATGAAGCACGTGGGCTTTCGCGCCCTGCTGTGCGGACGGCCCAGCGTGATCATCCGCCGGGGCAAGCTGGACCAGGGGGAAATGCGCCGCAACCGCCTGACGGTGGACGAACTGATGGAGGAGCTGCGCTGCCAGGGCTACGCTGACCCCTCCGTGGTCTGGTACGCCATTTTGGAGACCAACGGACAGCTCTCCGTCCTCCCCAAGGCTCAGGAGAAGCCCCCCACCCTGGCCCAGTTGGGCCAGAATCCAACCGAGTCCGGGCTTCCCCTAGTCCTCATCAGCGACGGGCATGTACTGGAGCACAACCTTACCGCCCGGGGCGTGGACCGGAACTGGCTGGAAACGGAGCTGGGGCGCCAGGGCTGCAGCGACCCCAGCGCCGTCTTTTTGATGACGCTGGATGAGACCGGCGGCGTCTATCTGGCGCCTAAACAGGAGGAGTAAGATGAAACGGCTTTGGATGGCGGTCCTTCTTCTGGCCGCGCTGTTGTCTTTGTGTCTGGTCAACGCCTGGTATTCCCTCACCCTCACCCGGCAGCTGTCTGAGCAGCTGGACCAGGCCCAGGCCCTGGTGGAGCAAGACCAGTGGGATCAGGCCCGCTCCATCACCCAGGAGGTTTACGACAGCTGGAACGGCCACCACTTTTACCTGCATGTCTTTCTGCGCCACTCGGACACCGACCAGATTCTGCGCACCTTCCGCCAGGTGATCCAGTACCTGGATTTGGAGGAGCTGGACCAGTACGCCGCCGCCAATGCGGACCTGGTGGCCCAGCTGGAACTGCTCTCCGAGATGGAGCAGCCCAGTCTGGTCAATATTTTATAAATAAAACAAGAGGACGGCTCAGACAGAGCCGTCCTCTTGTTTGTCCGATTTGATTATTCCACCGTGACACTCTTGGCCAGGTTCCGGGGCTTGTCGATGTCACACCCCCGCATCAAAGCCACGTAGTAGGCAAACAGCTGCATGGGGATGACCTCCAGGGAGGGCAGGAACATGGGATTGACCTCCGGAATGGTCATGGCGCTGTCCACCAGGCTCTCCAGAGCCTCTTTGTGGTTTTCACAGGCGATGCCGATCACGTCAGCTCCCCGGGCCTTGACCTCCTTGACGTTGCTCATGAGCTTCTCAAACAGCTCGTTCCACCCCGCCAGAGCTACCACCAAGGTGCCGTCCTCAATGAGGGAGATGGTGCCGTGCTTGAGCTCACCGGCGGCGTAGGCCTCGGAGTGGATATAGGAGATCTCCTTGAGCTTCAGGGAGCCCTCCAGGCCCACGGCGTAGTCGATGTTGCGGCCGATAAAGAAGACCGAGTTGTGGTTAAAGTAGATGGAGGCGTAGTACTGGATCTTCTCCGTGTCCTTCAGGATGGCCTCCGCCTTGGCAGGCAGAGCGCGCAGCTCCTCCACAAGATCGTGGTACTCCTCCTCACTCACCCGCCCCAACAGGTCGGCAAAGTAGAGGCCCAGCAGATAGACCACCGCCAGCTGAGTGGAGTAGGCTTTCGTGGTAGCCACGGCGATCTCCGGCCCAGCCCAGGTATAAAGCACGTCGTCCGACTCCCGGGCGATGGTGGACCCCACCACGTTGACAATGGACAAAATCCGGGCGCCCAGCCGCTTGGCCTCCCGCATGGCGGCCAGGGTGTCGATGGTCTCACCTGACTGGCTGATGACCAACGCCAGGGTATGTTTGGTCACAATGGGGGCGCAGTACCGGAACTCAGAGGCCAGGGTGACCTCCACCGGGATGCGCAGCAGCCGCTCCAGAATGTACTTGGCCGCCATACCCACGTGGTAGGAGGAGCCGCAGGCAATGACGTACAGCCGGTCCAGGTCCTCCAGTTCCTCCTTGGTGATGGTCACATCGTCCAGCACCACTTTGCCGTCCCGCAGGCGGGGAGAGATGGTGTCCCGGATGGCCTTGGGCTGCTCCATGATCTCCTTGAACATGAAGTGCTCATAGCCGCCCTTTTCCGCCGCCGAGATCTCCCAGTCCACGTGGGAGGTCTCCTTCTCCACCGGCTGTACCAGGGAGTTATACACCTTGACTCCATCCGGGGTAAGCACCGCCATCTCGCCGTCATCCAGGTAGCAGACCTCCCGGGTGTAGCGAATGAGAGCGGTAACGTCGCTGGCCAGCATGGTAAAGCCCTGGCCCAGGCCCAGGATCAGGGGGGAGTCCTTCCGCACCGCCACCAGCTTATCCGGCTCGTCGGCACACACAATGCCCAGGGCATAGGCCCCCTGAATACGGTGGAGCACCTTGGACACCGCGTCCAACAGGTCCCCCTTGTAGTAGTAGTCCAGCAGCTGGGCCACCACCTCGGTGTCGGTCTCCGAGACGAATTGAACCCCCTTGGACTCCAGGAATTTCTTTAACTTTGCGTAGTTTTCAATGATACCGTTGTGTACCACCGCCATGCGGCCGGACTGGCTCACCTGGGGGTGGGAGTTTACGTCGTTGGGGGCTCCGTGGGTGGCCCAGCGGGTGTGGCCCACTCCCATCAGGCCGGGCACGTCCTGTCCCTCCCGGGTCAGGTCCCGCAGCACCTGGAGACGGCCCTTGGCCTTCACCACCTGCAAGCCCTTTTCTGCATCGTACACCGCCAGGCCCGCCGAGTCATAGCCCCGGTACTCCAGCCTGGACAGCCCATCCAGCAAAATAGGGGCTGCCTGTTCCTTGCCGATAAAACCAACGATTCCACACATATTGACTGTTCCTCCTAAAACTTGGATCTGGAGGGCAAACTCGCAGCCATTTGAACCTCGTTATCCGGTCCCAGCCCTTCTGTTTTGCGGTCACCCGCATATTTGTAGGCTGAGTACGCGCCCGGACCGGGCACGGAAGGGCATCCGCCGAATTTACGGGACAGAGCGCTGTCCTTTCGATACTCCCTTCTCCTCGTCGTCCTGCCCGTATAGGACAGGCGCTGGCGCTTTGTGATGGGATCGCCCCATATCCTCCTTTCTCTCTGCGATATGGTATAAAAAAGCGCAATGCGCCTTTTTATCAAAGCATTCTCCGGTCCTCCGGATTGATGGACCGGATGGGACGGCAGGGGTTGCCCACTGCCAGTACGTTTTCCGGGATATCCCGACTGACCACACTGCCCGCGCCGATTACCGACCCGGAGCCGATCGTCACCCCGGGCAGCACCACCACGTTGCCCCCGATCCACACGTTGTCGCCTACGGTGATGGGTTTTGCAAACTCCAGCATCGCGTTGCGGGTGGGATAGTCCAGGGGGTGTCCGGCAGTATAGAAGCCGCAGTTGGGGGCGATGAACACATTGTCCCCGAACGTCACCGGGGCGCAGTCCAGGATGACGCAGTTGTAGTTGGCAAAGAAGTTCTCGCCCACCTGGATGTAGCTGCCATAGTCACAGCGAAACTGAGGATTGATGGCGCAGTTCTTCCCCACTTTGCCCAGCAGTTGCCGCAGCACTTCCATACGCAGCTCCGTCTCTGCCATGGGCAGGGCGTTGAGCTGGCGGCACAACAGGTCAGCCCGGTGCCGCGCGGCATTCAGCTCGGGTTCATCCGCACAGTAGAGCTGCCCGGACAACATTTTCTCTCGCTCTGTCATCCTTTTCCATCTCCTTCACGGGATGTTATCCTGAAAAACAGCCCTATTATAGCGGCCATCCCGCCCCTCGTAAAGAGAATTTAACGAAAAATAATTTTTATTTTGATTTCTTTATGAAATATGTTTTCAGCCCTATCCCAACAAAAACACCGCCCTTCCAACATTGGGAAGAGCGGTGTCTTTTGTATTTTTATTTGGTTTACCGGCCCAGCATGGTGCGGATGCGGGCCACAGCCTCCTTGGTAGCGTCGGCATCGCCGAAAGCGGTCAGGCGGATATACCCCTCGCCGCTGGGACCAAAGCCAGCGCCGGGAGTGGTGACCACGTTGGCCTCCTTCAGCAGCTTGTCAAAGAACTCCCAGGAGCCCATACCATCGGGGGTCTTGAGCCAGATGTAGGGGGCGTTCACGCCGCCAAAGCAGGTCAGACCCGCCTCGGTCAGGCCCTCCCGGATGACCCGGGCGTTCTCCTGGTAATAGGCGATGGTTTCCTTGATCTGGCGCTGGCCCTCCTCGGTGTAGACAGCGGCAGCGCCCCGCTGGATCACATAAGGCACGCCGTTGAACTTGGTGCACTGGCGGCGGTTCCACAGGGCGTTGAGCTTGGCCCCGTCCCGCTCCAGCTCCATGGGCACCACGGTGTAGGCGCAGCGGTTGCCGGTAAAGCCGGCGGTCTTGGAGAAGGACCGGAACTCGATGGCGCAGGTGCGGGCCCCCTCGATCTCATAGATGGTGTGGGGCACGTCGTCCTGGGTGATGAAAGCCTCGTAAGCGGAGTCGTAGAGGATGACAGCCTTGTTCTCATTGGCGTAGTCCACCCAGGCCTTCAGCTGCTCCTTGGTAGCCACGGTGCCGGTGGGGTTGTTGGGGAAGCACAGGTAGATCATATCCACCTTCTCCTGGGGGATCTGGGGGGTAAACCCGTTCTCCTCCACGCAGGGCATGTAGACCAGCTTGGACCACTTGCCCAGCTCCTCCTGGAAGTCACCGGCCCGGCCGGCCATGGCGTTGGTATCCACATACACGGGGTAGACGGGGTCACACACGGCCACCACGTTGTCGGCGCCGAAGATGTCGCCGATGTTGCCGCAGTCGCTCTTGGCGCCGTCGGAGACAAAGATCTCGTTGGGCTTGATATCCACGCCCCGGGCGCCATAGTCGGTCTTGGCAATGGCCTCCCGCAGGAAATCGTAGCCCTGCTCGGGACCGTAGCCGTGGAAGCCCTCAAAGGTGCCCATCTCATCCACTGCCTTGTGCATGGCTTCGATGACAGCGGGGGCCAGAGGCCGGGTCACGTCACCGATGCCCAGACGGATCATCTTGGCCTCGGGGTGCTCGGCGGTGTAAGCGGCCAGACGGCGGGCGATCTCAGAAAACAGATAGCTACCGGGCAGCTTGAGGAAATTTTGGTTCACTTTGGTCATAGCGTACCGCTCCTTTGTGCCGTAAGGGCAAAGTTTCATGGTTGATATTATCCCCGATGCTCCCCCGGTTGTCAATCTAAATTTCCCCCTGGAACACGGTACGGGCCGGGCCGGTCAGCAGGATGCGGCCGCTCTCCCGCTCCCACTCCACCTTCAGCTCGCCCCCGGGCAGCGCCACTGTGGCCCGCCGGTCACTCTGTCCGGACTTGACCGCCGCCGCCAGTACCGCGCAAGCTCCCGTCCCGCAGGCCAGGGTGGGGCCGCTCCCCCGCTCCCACACCCGCACCCGCAGCCGGTCCCGAGCCTCTACGGCTGCAAACTCCATGTTCCATTCCCCGGGAAAGGCCGGGTCCCGCCCCAGAGCCGCTCCCCGCACCTCCAGGTCGATCTCCTCCGGTTCCGAGCAGAAAATGACCCCGTGGGGGTTGCCCATGTCCACCGGATACACCATCTCCCCCTGCACTTCTACCGGCGGACTCAGTTTGGGCTCTCCCATATCCACCGTGACCTCCCGCACCTGTCCCCCCAGCACATGCAGGCGGAGAAACCGGGGTCCGGCGTCAGTATCGATGGTCAGGCAGGTCTTTCGGGTCAGGGCGTTGTCGTACACGTATTTGCCTACGCACCGGATGCCGTTGCCGCACATGGCCCCCCGGGAACCGTCGGCGTTGTACATCTCCATGGTAAAATCTCCTTCCCGGCCCGGCCGGATGCAGATGAGCCCGTCCGCCCCCACCCCAAAGTGGCGGTCCGACAGCTTTACTGCCAGCCCCGGCAGGTCCTCCGGGACCTCTTTGAGGCAGTTCAAATAGATATAGTCATTTCCCAGACCCTCCATTTTAGTAAAGCGCATGCCCGCTCCTTTCCCCGCTCAGCCCCTCCGGGCAGCACACGCCCGGACCTACACCGGAAAGCATATGCCCCTTTGCCCCCTCTTAGCACCCGCCCGCCGCTCCCCTCCTGTTTTCCCGTCCTTTTTCCTCTTTTGTGAATTTTTCCACATCCGCCCCCAGCTGATTTGGAAAGTTTGTCGCAATCCAAACTTGAAAAATTGCAGTTCGGGTAGTATCGTATTATTATTATTCGGGCGCGGCCTCAGGACCGCACCACACTACGGAAAGTGGGGCAAGGACGTCCACCCAGGGCGGTCTTGTCTTCTTTTTTACCCCGGCACCGCCAAAATCAGAGGAAAGGGTTTGAGACAATGAGCGATAAAATCACGGAGATCTTTGGCTCCAACGTGTTCAGCACCTCGGTCATGCAGGAGCGCCTGCCCAAGAAGGTCTTTGCTGAAGTCATGGACGTGATGGAACACGGCGGCAACATCAGCATCGCCACTGCCGACATCGTGGCCAACGCCATGAAGGACTGGGCTGTTGAGAAGGGCGCCACCCACTACACCCACTGGTTCCAGCCTCTTACCGGCATCACCGCCGAGAAGCACGACGCCTTTATGACCCGTCCCGAGGACAGCAAGACCCTCCTGCAGCTCACCGGCAAGCAGCTCATCATGGGCGAGTCCGACGCCTCCTCCTTCCCTTCCGGCGGCCTGCGCTCCACCCACTACGCCCGGGGCTACACCGCCTGGGATATGACCTCCCCCGCCTTTGTCAAGGAGATGACTGCCGGCACCATCCTGTGCATCCCCACCATCTTTGTCTCCTATAACGGTGAGGCGCTGGACAAAAAGACCCCCCTGCTGCGCTCCATGGAGGCCATCAACACCCAGGGCCTGCGTATCCTGCGCCTGTTCGGCAACACTCAGGCCCAGAAGGTCTTCCCCTCGGTAGGCCCTGAGCAGGAATACTTCCTGGTAGACCGTGAGAAATATCTCAACCGCCGGGACCTCATCTACACCGGCCGCACCCTCTTCGGCGCTCCCGCCCCCAAAGGCCAGGAGCTGGACGACCAGTACTTCGGCGTTATCCGTGAGCGGGTGGGCGACTTCATGTCCGACCTGAACCAGGAGCTGTGGAAGCTGGGCATCCCCGCCGTCACCCAGCACAA
Encoded here:
- the dapF gene encoding diaminopimelate epimerase, which encodes MRFTKMEGLGNDYIYLNCLKEVPEDLPGLAVKLSDRHFGVGADGLICIRPGREGDFTMEMYNADGSRGAMCGNGIRCVGKYVYDNALTRKTCLTIDTDAGPRFLRLHVLGGQVREVTVDMGEPKLSPPVEVQGEMVYPVDMGNPHGVIFCSEPEEIDLEVRGAALGRDPAFPGEWNMEFAAVEARDRLRVRVWERGSGPTLACGTGACAVLAAAVKSGQSDRRATVALPGGELKVEWERESGRILLTGPARTVFQGEI